Below is a genomic region from Billgrantia tianxiuensis.
AGGTGACCTGGCCGAAGCCGGCCTCGCGGGCCAGCCGCTCGGCCTTGTCGCGCTGGGCCGCGGTCATGTCGAGCCCCAGCACCTTACCGCCAGGCCCGGTCGCCAGTGCCGCCAACAGGCTGTCCATACCGGAACCGCTGCCCAGGTCGAGCACCGTCTCGCCGGGCTGAATGGCGGCCAGATCGAGGAAATGGCCGACGCCGGCGAACGATTCGATGGCGGCGGCAGGGATACGGTCCAGCGCGCTCGGGTCGTAGCCCAGTCTTTCGGCAAGGGCTCGACCCATCTCGAAATGGAATTCGCCCTGCGGCGATTCGGCCACATCGCGGTACATCGCCTTGACCCGCGATTCGAGTTCTTGCCGATCCACGCCGGTGGATGAAAGTGGTGCCGTGATGGTCATGTTTGCTCCCTCCTCATTCGGCTTCACGACGACACCGAGCGGTGCCGTGTGCGCCAGGACGCGGCGCCAGGCAAAAGGGTTCCCGGGCGAATATCGTGACCACCTCAGGCGCCACCGGGGGGGGGGGGTGGCGTTGTGATCCAGATAGACGGGAGCTGGCATGGCGGAAGGGGACTTATGACTCAGGTGGTCCAGAGACTTGGCTGGCCAGCTGTGATTTGGCTTTCATGCTGAACCAGAGAGTGGCTAGGGCCACCAGCAGGATCAGCGGCAACATGGCCAGGTTGAGGGCTTCCCATCCCAGGCGGTGCAGCAGTTGCCCGGCCATCAGCGAGCCGATGGCCACCAGCGTGAAGATGATCAGGTCGTTGATGCCCTGCACCTTGCCCCGCTCGGCCTCGCTATGAACCGTGGAAAGCATGGCACTGCCACCCACGAACAGGAAGTTCCAGCCCACGCCCAGCAACACCAGTGCAACCCAGAAGTGCGCCAGGCTGGTGCCGAGATTGGCGACCAGTACCGTGCCGATGAGCAGCGTCGCCCCGCTGAGCAGGATGCGTTGCGCGCCGAAGCGGGCGATCAGGCTACCGGTCACGAACGACGGCGCGAACATGCCCAGCACGTGCCACTGCATGATGAAGGCGACCTGGCTCATCTCGAAGCCTTGGGCGCGCATCGCCAGTGGCGTGGCGGTCATCACCAGAATCATGATGGCGTAGCCCACCGCGCCGGCCAGTACCGCCACCCTGAATTTGGGCAGGGTGGCGATTTCCGCCATCGGGCGTGATGTCGCCCCGGGCTGCGGCTCGCCGCTGGGTGGTACGCGCAGTTGCGTCAACAGGCCGATGGCCAGCAGCGCGAGGATGGCGATCACCAGATAAGGCCCGCCGGAGGGCACACCGGCGATGAGGCCGGTGGCGGCACTGGCGTTCCAGGGACCAAGGAAGGCGGCGGCCACGCCGCCTGCCATGACGAAGGAGATCGCTCGACTGCGAAAAGCGGGACTCGCCACATCGGCAGCGGCGAAGCGGTAATACATGGCGAAGCCTTGGTAGAGCCCCAACAGAAGATTGCCGGCGCAGAAAAGCCAGAAGGAGCCCAGCGCAATGGCACCGAAGCTCAGCAGGCCACCGGCCACGCCTCCCAGGCTTGCCCCGGTGATGAAGCCGCGACGACGGCCGACGCGCTTCATGTAAAGCGAGGCCGGCAGGGTCGAGACCACCGTACCCAGCATCATCATGGCGATGGGCAGCGTGGCCAGCCCTGGATCGGGCTTAGCTGTTGGCCAACTACCCCACTTAACGTCATCACGGTGATCGAGGCCACCATGAACAACACCTGACTGGCCACCAGGATGGCCACGTTCTGTTTTTCCCGGCGCGCTGACTCCATCGCGATGCTCTCCATGAGCGTGGATTTTGAGA
It encodes:
- a CDS encoding methyltransferase domain-containing protein; this translates as MTITAPLSSTGVDRQELESRVKAMYRDVAESPQGEFHFEMGRALAERLGYDPSALDRIPAAAIESFAGVGHFLDLAAIQPGETVLDLGSGSGMDSLLAALATGPGGKVLGLDMTAAQRDKAERLAREAGFGQVTFHDGYIEAPPFADASVDVVISNGVINLSADKPKVFAEAARVLRPGGRLALADIVTESALPESVSCNATLWAACIGGALQQDDYRAAIEAAGLVIETWREHPEYRFLTESAQKASGTYGVKSISLLAVKR
- a CDS encoding MFS transporter translates to MMMLGTVVSTLPASLYMKRVGRRRGFITGASLGGVAGGLLSFGAIALGSFWLFCAGNLLLGLYQGFAMYYRFAAADVASPAFRSRAISFVMAGGVAAAFLGPWNASAATGLIAGVPSGGPYLVIAILALLAIGLLTQLRVPPSGEPQPGATSRPMAEIATLPKFRVAVLAGAVGYAIMILVMTATPLAMRAQGFEMSQVAFIMQWHVLGMFAPSFVTGSLIARFGAQRILLSGATLLIGTVLVANLGTSLAHFWVALVLLGVGWNFLFVGGSAMLSTVHSEAERGKVQGINDLIIFTLVAIGSLMAGQLLHRLGWEALNLAMLPLILLVALATLWFSMKAKSQLASQVSGPPES